The Pseudomonas chlororaphis subsp. piscium genome contains the following window.
CCAGCCGGCCGATCAGCCGCGCCGCCTGTTCGATGGCGTTGACCCCGTAAGGCGCATAGGCCGAATGGCACGGCGCGCCGTGCACATGGCAACGCATGGCCAGCTTGCCCTTGTGGCCGAGCACGGGCTTGAGCTCGGTAGGCTCGCCGATCAGGCACAGCGCCGGCTGGGGAATGCGCTGCGGCAACAGCTCCAACAGGCTGCGCACGCCGAGGCAGCCGACCTCCTCGTCATAGGAGAACGCCAGGTGCACCGGCCGGCGCAGTGGGCTTTCGAGAAACAGCGGCACCGCAGCCAGCACCGAGGCCAGGTAGCCTTTCATGTCGGCGGTGCCGCGGCCGTAGAGCTTGCCGTCGCGCTCGGTCAGGCTGAAGGGTTCGAGCGTCCAGGGCTGGCCGTCCACCGGCACCACGTCGGTGTGCCCGGAAAGCACCACGCCGCCTTCCACCGCAGGGCCGATGCTGGCCAGCAGGTTGGCCTTGGTCCGCTCGGCGTTGTAGATCAGCTCGCAGCTCACGCCCAGGCCGCGCAGGTAGTCGCGGACGAACTCGATCAAGGCCAGGTTCGAATCGCGGCTGACCGTGGCAAAGCCCACCAGCCGGGCCAGCAAGGCGCGGCTGCGCAGCTCACTCATCGCCCGGCACTCCGTAGCTCGGCGCCAGGGTCGGATTGAGGGCGCGGGTCAGGTAGTCCTGCAACTGCGGCTCGTAGGCGCTCCAGAGTTTCTGCAGTTCGCCGATGGGATTGGCCTCGGCCCAGTCCACCCGCAGGTCGACGATCGGCCAGACCAGTTCGCCAACCACCGACAGCGCCGCCGAATGCACCGCGCCCGCCTCGCCCCCGGCGTCCTGACCGGCCTGCAGCGCGCTGAGCAGCCGCGCCGCCAGGCAGCCTTCGCTGCTTTCGAAGGCCTCGACCATGCGCTCGATCACTGTGCTGTTGGCCAGCAGGTTGCCGGCCGCCACGCATTGCTCACCGGCCACCGCATTGTTGATGCCCAGCGCGTGGTTGCCGCTGAACACCGCCGTGCGCCCCTGGGCATCCACCACCGCCACCTGGCGGTACTGGCTGTAGCCGTTGCGGGTCAGCGCCTGGTCCAGGGCCTGCGCGGGCGCCAGGCCTTCGCCCAGGCCATCGAGTACCTGGGGGCCGAGGGCCGGCAAGGTGATGTTCTGGCTCGATACTGCGCCCACGCCGCTGCGCAGCCAGGGGCAACGAGCCCCGACGGCGATGCTCGACGAGCTGATGGCAATGCCCAGCTGGCCGGTTTCGGCGCAGCGGCCGACGATGGAGAAAGTCATGGCGAACTCCTTATTCGGGGATAACCGCGATCACGTCGATTTCCATCAGCCACTGCGGCTGGCCCAGGGCGCTGACCACCAGCCCGGTGGAGATCGGGAACACGCCCTTGAGCCACTTGCCGACCTCCTGGTAGACCGGCTCGCGGTAACGCGGGTCGATCAGGTAGGTAGTGGTCTTGACGATATGGCTGAGGTCGCTGCCGGCCTCCTCCAACAGTTGCTTGACGTTGCGCATGGCCTGTTCGGCCTGGGCCCGCGGATCGCCGAGACCGACCAGCTGGCCATTGAAATCGGTACCGACCTGGCCGCGCACATACAGGGTGTTGCCGGCGCGCACGGCCTGGCACAGGTCGTTGTCCAGGCTCTGGTTCGGGTAGGTGTCTTTGGTGTTGAACATGCGGATGCGGGTATGAGTAGGCATCAGCGGGCTCCCATGAGGCTGGTGGATTCAATGGAGGATTCACGGTCGGCTTGACGCTGCGCGGCGTCGCGGTAATCGAAATAGAGCCGCTGTTTGACGATGTGCTCGGCGATGTGCCGGGCGTCGTGCCACACCCCCCAGATAAACGCCGAGCCGCGGCGCGACAGCCATGGCAGGCCGACGAAATAGACCCCGGGCTCGCTGGACACGCCGCGCTGGTGGCGGGGTTTGCCGTTGTCCTTGAAGGCATCGACCTGCAGCCAGCTGTAGTCCACCGAATAACCGGTGGCCCAGATGATGGTGCCGACGCCGGCCTTGGCCAGGTCGAGTTCGAGGAGCGGCTGGGTCAGGCACGGCGGGTCCGGCAGCATTACCCGGGCTTCGGGCTCCTCCGGCAGGTCCAAACCGTTGCGGGCGATGTAGGCATCGGCGGCGTCGAGCAGCGCCAGGTAGTTTTCGTCGCCGCGGGCAATGTTCTCCGCCAGGTTGGCCTCGAAGCTGACCACACCGTTATCGAAGGCCTTGGTCAGGCCGACCAGGGTCATGCCCTGGTGGGCCAGCCGACGGAAGTCCACGGTGTGCCCGCCACGGGCACCGCTGACGGCGATGGTCACGTGCTCCTTGCCCGGCTGCATGGTCTCGGCATCCCACTCGCCGAGCACCCCCAGCCACCAGCAGAAATCACGGTTGCGGTAGGCCCGCGGCGGACGGTCATGGGCCCCGACCGAGAGGTAGACCTGCTTGCCGGCGCGTTGCAGCTCATCGGCGATCTGCACCCCCGAGGAGCCCGCCCCCACCACCAGCACCGCGCCTTCGGGCAGCTGTTGCGGATTGCGGTAAGCGGCCGAATGCATCTGCAGCACGCGCTGATCTTGCGGGGCGATCGGCGGGATCACCGGGCACTGGAACGGACCGGTGGCCACCACCACCTGCCGGGCTTCGATCACACCCTCACTGGTGTCCACGGTGAAGCCCGGGCGGGCGGCGTTACGCACCACCTTCCTGACTTCGACGCCGGTACGGATCGGTGCGTTGAATTTGCGCGCGTAGGTTTCGAAGTAGTCGGCCACCTGGTCCTTGCCGGCAAAGGCATCGGGGTCCAGGCCGGCGAATTCAAGGCCGGGAAAGCGGTCGTGCCAGGCTGGGCCGTTGGCCACCAGCGAATCCCAGCGGCCGCTGCGCCAGGCTTCGGCGATGCGGTTGCGTTCCAGCACCAGGTGCGGCACGCCCAGGCGGCTCAGGTGTTCGCTCATGGCCACGCCGGCTTGGCCGGCGCCCACTACAAGGGTATCGATTGTTGTTTTATGGGTTGTCATGTCTGCGCCCTACTGAGTGATCCCACGTAGGCAGCCGTGGGAGGTGTAGGACGCATTCTGGGAGAAGGTAGGAAATGCCGAAATTATGATTTTTGTGGTTGCTAGAGAGCAAAAAACTCTCTGGCTATCTGGGGTTTCTGTGCATCAGCGCAGATTGCGCGGAATCCTCAGCCCGAGGTTTTCGCGCAAGGTGCTGCCCGGGTATTCGCGGCGGTACACCCCACGCTCCTGGAGCAAGGGCACCACTTCCTCGGTGAACCGGCGAAAC
Protein-coding sequences here:
- the argE gene encoding acetylornithine deacetylase, producing MSELRSRALLARLVGFATVSRDSNLALIEFVRDYLRGLGVSCELIYNAERTKANLLASIGPAVEGGVVLSGHTDVVPVDGQPWTLEPFSLTERDGKLYGRGTADMKGYLASVLAAVPLFLESPLRRPVHLAFSYDEEVGCLGVRSLLELLPQRIPQPALCLIGEPTELKPVLGHKGKLAMRCHVHGAPCHSAYAPYGVNAIEQAARLIGRLGEIGQRLAAPEHHDARFDPAFSTVQVGVIQGGTALNIVPADCRFDFEVRALPAFEPLAVVDELQGYAEQELLPAMQAIKADTAIRFEAISAYPGLATAPESAAAQLVAQLCGSAAFSTVAFGTEGGLFHQAGIAAVVCGPGSMDQGHKPDEFVSVEQMAACDRLMDRLAEYLCNPS
- a CDS encoding DUF1028 domain-containing protein encodes the protein MTFSIVGRCAETGQLGIAISSSSIAVGARCPWLRSGVGAVSSQNITLPALGPQVLDGLGEGLAPAQALDQALTRNGYSQYRQVAVVDAQGRTAVFSGNHALGINNAVAGEQCVAAGNLLANSTVIERMVEAFESSEGCLAARLLSALQAGQDAGGEAGAVHSAALSVVGELVWPIVDLRVDWAEANPIGELQKLWSAYEPQLQDYLTRALNPTLAPSYGVPGDE
- a CDS encoding RidA family protein, which produces MPTHTRIRMFNTKDTYPNQSLDNDLCQAVRAGNTLYVRGQVGTDFNGQLVGLGDPRAQAEQAMRNVKQLLEEAGSDLSHIVKTTTYLIDPRYREPVYQEVGKWLKGVFPISTGLVVSALGQPQWLMEIDVIAVIPE
- a CDS encoding flavin-containing monooxygenase codes for the protein MTTHKTTIDTLVVGAGQAGVAMSEHLSRLGVPHLVLERNRIAEAWRSGRWDSLVANGPAWHDRFPGLEFAGLDPDAFAGKDQVADYFETYARKFNAPIRTGVEVRKVVRNAARPGFTVDTSEGVIEARQVVVATGPFQCPVIPPIAPQDQRVLQMHSAAYRNPQQLPEGAVLVVGAGSSGVQIADELQRAGKQVYLSVGAHDRPPRAYRNRDFCWWLGVLGEWDAETMQPGKEHVTIAVSGARGGHTVDFRRLAHQGMTLVGLTKAFDNGVVSFEANLAENIARGDENYLALLDAADAYIARNGLDLPEEPEARVMLPDPPCLTQPLLELDLAKAGVGTIIWATGYSVDYSWLQVDAFKDNGKPRHQRGVSSEPGVYFVGLPWLSRRGSAFIWGVWHDARHIAEHIVKQRLYFDYRDAAQRQADRESSIESTSLMGAR